Proteins encoded by one window of Paenibacillus sp. DCT19:
- a CDS encoding extracellular solute-binding protein: MIDQLPDETLTNNRWTRLYEQELGIQIHYDWIATGDVYHQKMGVSLAAGRFPDVVKVNPYQLRQLSNAGMIEDLTEVYRTHASPLTKRILEAEGMGAFNAATIDGNLMAIPESSSSIETAQYLWIRTDWLKRLGLQPPETMEDVLQISKAFTERDPNGNGMKDTYGLALTSYLWDPVMGATGFMAGYGAYPSIWIRDENGDLKYGGIQPEVRTALEVLQKLYLEGQLDPDFSYKNGSKEFRLVQDGKIGMLYGEQWTPFMLQTTRDTDPNVQWQAYPIVAEANRDLLVPLRSNTGQYFAVKKGFAYPEVVVKLMNLHLDKNWGEEAEYETYYNDDSHAVWMLSPVTPFPGTKNLDAYRQIHAARETGDFSNLENEALAIHKRIVAYESEGLKSGWGWKQTYGPTGAFSIADTYDQNGQLLYDEFTGGITDTMIDRQTILRDLQLEVYMNIILGSPIEEFDQFVQNWRRLGGDEITSEVNAWFVKR; this comes from the coding sequence ATGATTGATCAGTTGCCTGATGAAACCCTTACGAACAATCGCTGGACCCGCTTATATGAACAAGAACTTGGCATCCAGATCCACTATGATTGGATTGCTACTGGTGATGTATATCATCAAAAAATGGGAGTATCTCTTGCGGCAGGCCGTTTCCCCGATGTAGTCAAAGTGAATCCATATCAGCTCAGGCAACTAAGCAACGCTGGAATGATTGAAGATCTGACCGAAGTATACCGGACACACGCTTCTCCGTTAACCAAAAGAATATTAGAAGCCGAGGGAATGGGTGCGTTTAATGCTGCTACAATTGATGGCAATCTCATGGCTATTCCAGAATCCTCTTCTTCGATTGAAACAGCACAATATCTATGGATCAGAACGGATTGGTTGAAGAGGTTAGGTCTACAGCCGCCTGAAACGATGGAAGATGTACTTCAAATATCGAAAGCGTTTACAGAGCGAGATCCTAACGGAAATGGTATGAAGGATACGTATGGGCTAGCGTTGACTAGCTATCTGTGGGATCCCGTGATGGGTGCTACCGGATTCATGGCGGGGTACGGAGCTTACCCAAGTATATGGATCAGAGATGAGAATGGCGACCTTAAGTATGGCGGCATACAACCTGAAGTGAGAACAGCGCTGGAGGTATTGCAGAAGTTGTATCTTGAAGGTCAGCTTGATCCGGACTTTTCTTACAAAAACGGCAGCAAGGAGTTCCGATTAGTTCAGGATGGGAAGATCGGCATGCTTTATGGTGAACAGTGGACTCCATTTATGCTACAGACTACTCGTGATACAGACCCCAATGTACAGTGGCAGGCTTACCCTATTGTGGCTGAGGCTAATCGTGACCTTTTGGTTCCGCTTCGTTCCAACACAGGTCAGTACTTTGCAGTAAAGAAAGGCTTTGCTTACCCAGAGGTTGTCGTAAAACTTATGAACCTGCATCTGGATAAAAATTGGGGAGAAGAAGCCGAATATGAAACGTACTACAATGACGATTCGCACGCTGTATGGATGTTATCCCCGGTAACACCTTTTCCCGGAACCAAAAATCTCGACGCTTATCGCCAGATCCATGCCGCTAGAGAGACAGGAGATTTCTCAAACCTGGAGAACGAAGCGCTTGCGATCCATAAACGAATTGTTGCCTATGAATCAGAAGGTTTGAAGAGTGGATGGGGATGGAAACAAACGTATGGTCCGACAGGTGCCTTTAGTATTGCGGATACCTATGATCAGAATGGACAGCTACTATATGACGAATTCACCGGCGGTATAACCGACACGATGATTGATCGGCAAACCATTCTTCGAGATCTGCAACTCGAGGTATATATGAATATTATTCTTGGATCCCCCATAGAAGAGTTTGATCAATTCGTTCAGAATTGGCGCAGGCTGGGTGGGGATGAAATTACATCGGAGGTGAATGCGTGGTTCGTAAAGAGGTAA